AAGCGCCGAGCATCACCGAGGTGTTCATGGTCGAATTCTGTTTTTCGACGCCGCGCATCATCATGCACATGTGCTGGGCTTCGATGACCACCGCGACACCGGCGGCGTCGGTCACTTGCTGCACGGCGTCGGCGATTTGCCGGGTGAGGTTTTCCTGGATTTGCAGGCGGCGGGCGAACATATCCACAAGCCGCGCAATCTTCGACAGGCCCAGCACCTTGCCCGTTGGAATATAAGCCACATGAGCCTTGCCGATGAAGGGCAGCATGTGATGTTCACAGAGCGAGTACAGCTCGATGTTGTCGACGATGATCATTTCATCGTTGTCTGAAGCAAACAGCGCGCCGTTGACGATTTCTTCGACACTTTGTTCGTAACCATGACACAGGTATTGCATCGCCTTGGCGGCGCGCACCGGGGTGTCTTGCAGTCCTTCGCGGTCGGGGTTTTCACCGAGGCCGATCAGGATCTCGCGATAGCTTTGGGACAGGGTGTTCTGAGGCAGGAATAACGTCATGGGACATCCTCGCGGGAGCGGCTTATTTGACGTGCCGTCCGCCATTGACGGTCAGGGTCGTGCCGGTGACATAAGGGTTGTCGAGCAAATAGCGCAGGC
The Pseudomonas lini DNA segment above includes these coding regions:
- the folE gene encoding GTP cyclohydrolase I FolE; amino-acid sequence: MTLFLPQNTLSQSYREILIGLGENPDREGLQDTPVRAAKAMQYLCHGYEQSVEEIVNGALFASDNDEMIIVDNIELYSLCEHHMLPFIGKAHVAYIPTGKVLGLSKIARLVDMFARRLQIQENLTRQIADAVQQVTDAAGVAVVIEAQHMCMMMRGVEKQNSTMNTSVMLGAFRESSNTRQEFLQLIGRSK